GCTCCAGCGCCTCGAAGACGAGAGCCTTTTTGGATAGCTCCGCTAACTTTCTCACCGTCTCATCCATCGTCCTACAACCCATTCTCCGCTTTAACTCTACAAGGATCTTGTAAGTCTCCTCCGTGACCGCAACAGTCCTCTTCGCCATCAAGTGCGAAAGCGGTGCACCGGTATATCAGTATTACCATATACTGGTATACCACTGGACAGCGTGGCCAGGCTGGGACAGCTCTACGCGGCTCCGCCCACCCTCTAACCTCCAGCTCGGCCGCTGGCGCTGGGCCGCCCACCGACGAGGCCTAAGAGCGCGAACCCCTCCGGCAAGCTTGCATGTTTAAAAGGCAGGCTGCGGGAGAGCTTACCGTGCCTCTCTCGCTTCGGTTCGGCAGGGTGCTGGTCGAGAGGGCCGGGTACTCTGGCGTCACCTTGTCCCTCGGCGGCGAGAAGCTCTGCATCGACGTGCTCGAGCCGCGTGGCTGCAGCGCTGTCCTCTACTCTCACAGCCACCCGCGCCACGCCCCGGGAGTGGTTCCGCGGGAGGCTCTCGCACCGTTCCTGGGCAGCGTGAAGCCCGGCTCGCAGGTGGACTTAGGCTGGGCGCGCGTCGAGGCGGTTGAAGCGTACAACCCCTGGGAGGGGGCTCCGCACCCCAAGGGCTTCGGGGTGGGCTTTCTCGTGGAGCTGGGGGGCTTGAGGGTTTACTACGCGGGGGATACGAGCTTCGTCGAGGAGCTCTCCTCGCTGCCCGCCGGCCTGGAGGTAGCGGTGCTCCCGGTTGGCGGCGGGGCTGTGATGACGCCTGAGGAGGCTTTCGAGGCTGTGAGGACTCTGAAGCCCGTGTTGACGCTCCCCGTCCACTTCGACGACGAGAAGCTCTACTGGAAGTTCAAGGTACTGGCTCAGCCCTACACGCAGGTCGCTGCCTTGAGGGTGAGGTGAGTGGGCGAGAGGATCGTGCCGCCGAGCATGCGCTGGAAGGCGATGAGCCTCCAAGAGTACCAGCGCATCTACTCGGAGAGCGTGAGGAACCTCGAGGGCTTCTGGGCCCGCGAAGCCGGTAAGCTGAAGTGGAGGGAGCCCTGGCGCTCCGTGAGGGAGGGCGCGGGGCCGGCCTCGAGCTGGTTCGTGGGTGCGAGCCTCTCCCCCTACGAGAACGTCGTCTCGAAGCACGAGGGTACTTGGGTGTGGCACAAGCCTGCGCTCATCTGGGAGAACGAGGCTGGGGATTCGAGGATCGTCACCTACGCGGAGCTCGACAGCCTCGCGTCCAGGCTGGCTGCCGGCCTGGCGAGCCTGGGGGTGAGGAGGGGGGACTGGGTGGTAGTCTACTCGCAGCCTTCCATCGAGTCGGTTGCCGCGATGCTGGCAGCCGTGAAGCTGGGAGCCCCCTTCGAGCCTGTCTTCACAGGCTTCAGCGCGGAGGAGCTGGCCCGCAGGCTCGCGAGGAGGAAGGCGAAAGCGCTGGTCACCTCGTCGGGCTTCCTGAGGAGGGGGAGGGCCGTCCCCCTCGCCGGGGCAGCGCGGGAAGCTCTAAGCCGCTCCGGCGTCCAGGCCCATCTTGTAGTCGCGGGGGAGGGGGCGGCGGAGGGGGGCATCGCTCTCGACGACCTCCTGCAGTGGGGCAGCTTGAAGGAGAGCGCGGTAGTCTCCTCGAACCACCCGCTGTTCGGGCTACACAGCGGGTACGAGGACGGCTTTCACCCTATCGCGCACCCAGCGGGGGGCTTCCTGGTGCAGGTCTACTCGACTAGCCAGTGGATCGGGCTGCGGCCCCGCGACACTTACTTCTGCACGGTGTGGCCCGGCTGGATCACCGGCGTCTCCTACGTGGTTTTCGGCCCGCTGATGGTGGGCTCCACAGTCCTCCTCTACGAGGGTGGGCCCGACTGGCCCTCCTGGAACCGGTGGCTCGAGCTGATCGACAGCTACGCGGTCACCCTCTTCCTCACCACCTCGAGCGCGCTGCGCATGATGTCGCGGCAGGAACCCTCAGCCCTCACCTCGAACAATGACACGCTGAAAGCGGTCCTCGTCACCGCCGAGCCGCTCGAAGCCGAGGTGTGGAGGTGGAGCTACGAGCGCCTCGCCTCCCTCACGGTACCGGTTGTCGACTCCGATGGGAGGAGAGCGGTGCCGGTGGTGAACCTCTACATCCAGAGCGAGGTCGGCACCTTCCTCACGGGGAACCTCGTCAACTACACCTTCCCGCCCGTGGCGCCCGGCTCAGCCGGCCCCCCGATCCCCGGCTTCCACCTCGACGTCGTGGACGAGCGCGGCGCGAGCGTGCGCGGCGCTCCAGGCCGCCTCGTCGTGAAGGGCTCGTGGCCTTCAATGCCTGTGGAGGCGCCGAGCGTTTTCCGGGAGAGGTGGGCTGGAGAGGTCTACGATACAGGCGACGAGGCGGTGATGCTCGACAGCTACATCCACCCGCTGGGTAGGCGCGACCCTGTGCTGAAAGTCAGCGGGTACAGGCTGAGCCCCGGAGCAATCGAGCGGGCGGCCGAGTCCCTGCCCGGCGTGCGGGCCGCGGTCGCGGCTGGGCTGAGGGACGAGCTGAGGTTCGAGGTACCCGTGCTGGTGTACGAGGGTGAAGCGGAGCCCGGCGAAGTTCGGCGGAGGGTGCGCGAAGCTGTGGGCCCTATCGCCGAGCCCCAGCACGTCTTCAGGGTCAGCTCGCTGCGCGGAGCGAGAGCTGAGCTGAGAGCGAAGCTTAAGCGGCTGCTCCGCGAGAAGACGCTGGAGGAGGCGGTGAGGGAGCTTGCCGCCGGCTAACCCTGAAGTGGCTGAAGCGGTGAGGAAGGCGAGGGAGGTTGTCGACAGCGCTCTCTCGGGCGCGTGCGGCGAT
This region of Thermofilum sp. genomic DNA includes:
- a CDS encoding AMP-binding protein, translating into MGERIVPPSMRWKAMSLQEYQRIYSESVRNLEGFWAREAGKLKWREPWRSVREGAGPASSWFVGASLSPYENVVSKHEGTWVWHKPALIWENEAGDSRIVTYAELDSLASRLAAGLASLGVRRGDWVVVYSQPSIESVAAMLAAVKLGAPFEPVFTGFSAEELARRLARRKAKALVTSSGFLRRGRAVPLAGAAREALSRSGVQAHLVVAGEGAAEGGIALDDLLQWGSLKESAVVSSNHPLFGLHSGYEDGFHPIAHPAGGFLVQVYSTSQWIGLRPRDTYFCTVWPGWITGVSYVVFGPLMVGSTVLLYEGGPDWPSWNRWLELIDSYAVTLFLTTSSALRMMSRQEPSALTSNNDTLKAVLVTAEPLEAEVWRWSYERLASLTVPVVDSDGRRAVPVVNLYIQSEVGTFLTGNLVNYTFPPVAPGSAGPPIPGFHLDVVDERGASVRGAPGRLVVKGSWPSMPVEAPSVFRERWAGEVYDTGDEAVMLDSYIHPLGRRDPVLKVSGYRLSPGAIERAAESLPGVRAAVAAGLRDELRFEVPVLVYEGEAEPGEVRRRVREAVGPIAEPQHVFRVSSLRGARAELRAKLKRLLREKTLEEAVRELAAG
- a CDS encoding MBL fold metallo-hydrolase, with amino-acid sequence MPLSLRFGRVLVERAGYSGVTLSLGGEKLCIDVLEPRGCSAVLYSHSHPRHAPGVVPREALAPFLGSVKPGSQVDLGWARVEAVEAYNPWEGAPHPKGFGVGFLVELGGLRVYYAGDTSFVEELSSLPAGLEVAVLPVGGGAVMTPEEAFEAVRTLKPVLTLPVHFDDEKLYWKFKVLAQPYTQVAALRVR